The proteins below come from a single Prochlorococcus marinus CUG1415 genomic window:
- a CDS encoding quinone-dependent dihydroorotate dehydrogenase: MNEQKGVFNNLYKNLITPILKKDNGIDAEYLTNLSLSLLSFSSRKYNWPVVSSILKNINKEFSIVDKRLIQNICGINFSNPIGLAAGFDKNGNAANIWKDFGFGFAELGTVTKFAQNGNPKPRLFRLAEEEAALNRMGFNNNGAENLVKSFLEQGIELKKNRKNICLGINFGKSKITGLSQAKDDYLTSLKLLIPYCDYAAINVSSPNTEGLRKLQDPILLKELLKEIKNLPNCPPVFVKIAPDLSLKDIDDICQLIIEENIDGIIATNTSIDRLGLENRKIRQTGLLLSEENGGLSGKPLQKKANQIIKHIHNIDKKIILIGVGGIDSPESAWERICSGASLIQLYTGWIYKGPQLVPDILDGIIKQLNNHQLSNIKEAIGSDLKWIE, encoded by the coding sequence ATGAATGAACAGAAGGGAGTATTTAACAATCTTTATAAAAACTTGATAACCCCTATACTAAAAAAAGACAATGGAATAGATGCAGAATATTTAACTAATTTATCTCTTAGCCTTCTATCATTCAGTTCAAGGAAATATAATTGGCCTGTAGTTTCATCAATCCTAAAAAATATTAATAAAGAATTTTCTATTGTTGATAAAAGGTTAATTCAGAACATATGTGGAATAAATTTTAGTAATCCAATTGGTTTAGCTGCGGGTTTTGACAAAAATGGAAATGCTGCAAATATATGGAAAGATTTTGGATTTGGTTTTGCTGAACTTGGTACAGTAACTAAATTTGCTCAAAATGGCAATCCCAAACCAAGGTTATTTAGATTAGCAGAAGAAGAGGCAGCATTAAATAGGATGGGTTTCAATAACAATGGTGCTGAAAATCTAGTTAAAAGCTTTCTTGAACAAGGTATTGAGTTAAAAAAAAACAGGAAGAATATTTGTTTGGGAATAAATTTCGGCAAATCTAAAATTACTGGTTTATCTCAAGCAAAAGATGATTATTTAACATCTTTAAAATTATTAATTCCATATTGTGATTACGCAGCTATAAACGTAAGTTCTCCAAATACTGAAGGACTAAGAAAGTTGCAAGATCCAATTCTTCTAAAAGAACTTCTTAAAGAAATTAAAAACTTACCTAATTGTCCACCAGTATTTGTAAAAATTGCGCCAGATTTAAGCCTCAAAGATATTGATGATATTTGTCAATTAATAATTGAGGAAAACATCGATGGAATAATTGCTACTAACACCAGCATTGATAGATTAGGTCTTGAAAATAGAAAGATCAGGCAAACAGGATTATTACTTTCTGAAGAAAATGGGGGATTAAGTGGAAAGCCTCTACAAAAAAAAGCAAATCAAATAATAAAACATATTCATAACATTGATAAAAAAATTATTTTAATTGGCGTTGGTGGAATCGATAGTCCTGAGTCTGCTTGGGAAAGAATTTGTTCTGGAGCATCATTAATTCAACTTTATACAGGATGGATATATAAGGGTCCACAATTAGTCCCTGATATACTTGATGGAATTATAAAGCAACTCAATAACCATCAATTATCTAATATCAAAGAGGCCATTGGATCAGACTTAAAATGGATTGAATAA
- the rplA gene encoding 50S ribosomal protein L1: MKKLSKRMAALSTKIEDRIYAPLEALSIIKENANAKFDETIEAHIRLGIDPKYTDQQLRTTVALPHGTGQSIKIAVITSGENVSKAKAAGADLFGEEDLVESINKGNMEFDLLIATPDMMPKVAKLGRVLGPRGLMPNPKAGTVTNDIANAIKEFKAGKLEFRADKAGIVHVRFGKASFTKEALFDNLKTLQEAIDKNKPSGAKGKYWKTFYVTSTMGPSVQVDINAVQDYQPEG; the protein is encoded by the coding sequence ATGAAAAAACTATCAAAAAGAATGGCGGCTCTATCAACAAAGATAGAAGATCGCATTTACGCCCCACTCGAAGCTCTTAGTATTATCAAGGAAAATGCTAATGCGAAATTTGATGAAACTATTGAAGCCCATATACGTTTAGGGATTGATCCAAAATATACTGATCAACAATTAAGGACCACTGTTGCATTACCACATGGCACTGGTCAAAGCATCAAAATTGCAGTAATAACAAGCGGTGAGAATGTATCGAAAGCTAAGGCTGCTGGTGCAGATTTATTTGGAGAAGAAGATCTTGTGGAAAGCATCAACAAAGGGAATATGGAGTTCGATCTACTTATTGCAACTCCAGATATGATGCCAAAGGTTGCAAAATTAGGACGAGTTTTAGGACCTAGAGGTTTAATGCCTAATCCTAAAGCTGGGACAGTAACTAATGATATTGCTAATGCAATAAAAGAATTCAAAGCTGGTAAGCTCGAATTTAGAGCAGATAAAGCAGGTATCGTTCATGTCCGTTTTGGAAAAGCTAGTTTCACAAAAGAGGCTCTTTTTGACAACTTAAAAACCTTACAAGAAGCAATTGATAAAAATAAACCAAGTGGAGCCAAAGGAAAGTATTGGAAAACTTTTTATGTGACTTCAACTATGGGGCCTTCAGTTCAAGTTGACATAAATGCCGTTCAAGATTATCAACCTGAAGGTTAG
- a CDS encoding ribonuclease H family protein, giving the protein MNSNCIAIEAATDGACSGNPGPGGWGGLIIFEDSSELEIGGSEQNTTNNRMELTAAIKTLEKLKTYKLKENFKLRTDSKYVIEGYTKWIINWKRNGWKTSSGKSVQNLDLWQKIDQLRINGLVMEYVKGHSGDKQNDRVDKIATNYSKGISLVGNLKESESSDDFFEKNAPSEIQELFSRNELIQKFAEKKYFLTSLEMSNLLGEENHLKIKKYLLFEWRNWRLIPKDKKYWIIEKKES; this is encoded by the coding sequence ATGAATAGTAATTGTATTGCAATTGAAGCTGCAACTGATGGAGCCTGCAGTGGTAATCCAGGTCCAGGTGGTTGGGGTGGTCTAATCATTTTTGAAGACAGCAGTGAATTAGAAATAGGTGGTTCCGAGCAAAATACAACTAATAATAGAATGGAACTAACTGCAGCTATAAAAACTCTTGAGAAATTAAAAACCTATAAATTAAAAGAGAACTTTAAATTAAGAACTGATAGTAAATATGTCATAGAAGGGTATACAAAATGGATTATTAATTGGAAGAGAAATGGATGGAAAACAAGCTCAGGAAAATCAGTTCAAAATCTTGATTTATGGCAAAAAATTGATCAATTAAGAATTAATGGCCTTGTAATGGAATATGTTAAAGGTCATAGTGGTGATAAACAAAATGATAGGGTTGATAAAATCGCAACCAACTATAGTAAAGGTATATCTTTAGTAGGTAACTTAAAAGAATCAGAATCTTCAGACGACTTTTTTGAAAAAAATGCACCTTCAGAAATTCAGGAATTATTTTCAAGGAATGAATTAATTCAAAAATTTGCCGAAAAAAAGTACTTCTTAACTTCATTAGAAATGAGTAACTTATTGGGTGAAGAAAACCACTTAAAGATAAAAAAATATTTACTTTTTGAATGGCGTAATTGGAGATTGATTCCTAAAGATAAAAAATATTGGATAATAGAAAAAAAGGAATCCTAA
- the secE gene encoding preprotein translocase subunit SecE encodes MTSPTTNQEPLKKDSPQIEAPKNKNNFLRSTYDELKLVVWPNKQQLFSESVAVIIMVSFSAAAIASVSRFYGWAASQIFG; translated from the coding sequence GTGACAAGTCCTACTACTAATCAAGAACCTCTTAAAAAAGATTCCCCTCAAATTGAAGCACCTAAAAACAAGAATAATTTTTTAAGATCTACCTACGATGAGCTTAAACTTGTCGTGTGGCCAAACAAACAACAACTTTTTAGTGAATCGGTTGCGGTTATAATTATGGTATCCTTCTCTGCTGCAGCCATAGCATCTGTCAGCAGATTCTATGGATGGGCAGCCTCGCAAATTTTTGGTTGA
- the nusG gene encoding transcription termination/antitermination protein NusG: protein MSNELTTNIASSKANTSIARWYAVQVASSCEKKVKATLEQRSVTLGVNNRIIEIEIPQTPGIKLKKDGSRQTTEEKVFPGYVLVRMILDEDTMMAVKSTPNVINFVGAEDGRGSGRSRGHIKPRPLSRQEVNRIFKRASEKKAVIKLDIEEKDRIIVTSGPFKDFQGEVIEVSGERNKLKALLSIFGRETPVELEFSQINKQN from the coding sequence ATGAGTAATGAATTGACTACAAACATTGCTTCTTCAAAAGCAAATACAAGCATAGCTAGATGGTATGCAGTGCAAGTAGCATCAAGCTGTGAAAAAAAAGTAAAAGCGACGCTTGAGCAGAGATCAGTAACTTTAGGAGTTAATAATCGAATCATTGAAATTGAAATTCCCCAAACTCCTGGAATTAAATTAAAAAAAGATGGAAGTAGACAAACTACTGAAGAAAAAGTGTTTCCAGGTTATGTCCTCGTAAGAATGATTTTGGATGAAGATACAATGATGGCTGTAAAAAGCACTCCAAATGTAATTAACTTTGTTGGTGCTGAAGACGGTAGAGGTAGCGGAAGATCACGAGGTCATATCAAACCTCGACCATTATCCAGACAAGAAGTTAATAGAATCTTTAAGCGCGCATCAGAGAAAAAAGCTGTAATAAAGTTAGATATTGAAGAAAAAGATAGAATCATAGTAACTAGTGGTCCATTTAAGGACTTCCAGGGAGAAGTGATAGAAGTTTCTGGGGAAAGAAATAAATTAAAAGCATTACTTTCAATATTTGGGCGCGAGACTCCTGTAGAATTAGAATTCTCTCAAATCAATAAACAAAATTAA
- the murG gene encoding undecaprenyldiphospho-muramoylpentapeptide beta-N-acetylglucosaminyltransferase, whose amino-acid sequence MSKKNNLLVAASGTGGHIFPALAVSKELEDEWNIHWLGVHQRLDANFIPKKYNLRSLNIKTPKKNIFLFYQYIEILLSTFQIIRILKEKKINLVFTTGGYISAPTIIASKLLGIPIIIHESNLIPGMVTKYFGFLCNYVFLGFKKTNSYLKNCKTIFTGTPLREQFYQFNFLPEWVPKGKGPLLIVMGGSQGAKAINQIIYESLEFLMKKQFRIVHIIGESNQQPFHVKNSKNYIQKKFTNEMAALIQNCDLVISRSGAGTINELIEAEKPSILIPYPYSKNNHQEKNAMILAESGGSVLINQNKISKEFFEETLERIFKIKSKKGKNHYEILNLMKKNMENNNKIKSKNEIKKFINYFLKEF is encoded by the coding sequence ATGTCTAAAAAAAATAATTTATTAGTTGCAGCGAGTGGAACAGGCGGGCATATTTTCCCAGCGTTAGCAGTTTCTAAAGAGTTGGAGGATGAATGGAATATTCATTGGTTGGGTGTTCATCAAAGACTTGATGCAAATTTTATTCCCAAAAAATATAATTTGAGGAGTTTGAATATAAAGACACCAAAAAAAAATATTTTTTTGTTTTACCAATATATAGAAATTTTATTGTCAACTTTCCAAATAATTAGGATCTTAAAAGAAAAAAAAATCAACTTAGTTTTTACGACTGGAGGTTATATATCAGCACCTACTATTATTGCTTCAAAACTTCTCGGGATACCTATCATTATTCATGAATCAAATTTAATTCCAGGAATGGTCACGAAATATTTTGGTTTTTTATGTAACTATGTTTTTTTAGGATTTAAGAAAACAAATTCTTATTTAAAAAATTGTAAAACTATTTTCACTGGAACTCCTTTAAGAGAGCAATTCTATCAATTTAATTTTTTGCCAGAATGGGTTCCAAAAGGGAAAGGACCTCTTCTGATTGTTATGGGAGGTAGTCAAGGTGCAAAAGCTATAAATCAAATTATTTATGAATCTCTAGAATTTTTAATGAAAAAACAGTTTCGGATAGTTCATATTATTGGCGAATCAAATCAACAACCTTTTCATGTAAAAAATTCCAAAAATTATATTCAAAAGAAATTTACTAATGAAATGGCAGCTTTAATTCAAAACTGTGATCTTGTAATATCGAGATCTGGTGCAGGAACAATCAATGAATTAATAGAGGCTGAAAAACCTTCAATTTTAATTCCATATCCATATTCTAAAAATAATCACCAAGAGAAAAATGCAATGATTCTTGCTGAAAGTGGAGGCTCAGTTTTAATCAATCAGAATAAAATTTCTAAGGAATTTTTTGAAGAAACTCTAGAAAGAATTTTTAAAATAAAATCAAAAAAGGGAAAAAATCACTATGAAATATTAAATCTTATGAAGAAGAACATGGAAAATAATAATAAAATTAAATCTAAAAATGAGATTAAAAAATTTATTAATTATTTTTTAAAGGAATTCTGA
- the rplL gene encoding 50S ribosomal protein L7/L12, with protein sequence MSAKTEEILESLKSLSLLEASELVKQIEEAFGVSAAASAGVVMAAPGSAGGDGDGGAAEEKTEFDVVLESFDAAAKIKVLKVVRNATGLGLGDAKALVESAPKTVKEGIAKADAESLKKEIEEAGGKVTLK encoded by the coding sequence ATGTCCGCAAAAACTGAAGAAATTCTTGAATCATTAAAATCTCTATCACTTTTAGAAGCATCTGAGCTTGTAAAGCAAATTGAAGAGGCTTTTGGTGTATCTGCTGCAGCTTCTGCAGGTGTCGTAATGGCAGCCCCAGGATCAGCTGGCGGTGATGGAGATGGTGGCGCTGCCGAAGAAAAAACTGAATTTGATGTAGTTCTAGAAAGCTTTGATGCAGCTGCAAAAATCAAAGTCCTTAAGGTTGTAAGAAATGCAACTGGTCTAGGGCTTGGCGATGCCAAAGCACTTGTTGAATCAGCACCAAAAACAGTCAAAGAAGGTATTGCCAAAGCAGATGCTGAATCTTTAAAGAAAGAGATTGAAGAAGCTGGCGGTAAAGTTACACTTAAGTAA
- the rplK gene encoding 50S ribosomal protein L11, with product MAKKIVAVIKLALQAGKANPAPPVGPALGQHGVNIMAFCKEYNARTQDKAGFVIPVEISVFEDRSFTFITKTPPASVLITKAAGIEKGSGESAKGSVGNISKAQLEEIAKTKLPDLNCSSVESAMKVIEGTARNMGVSITD from the coding sequence ATGGCAAAAAAAATTGTTGCAGTTATTAAGCTTGCTCTACAAGCAGGCAAAGCAAATCCTGCTCCTCCTGTAGGTCCCGCTTTAGGACAACATGGTGTAAATATTATGGCATTTTGTAAAGAATACAATGCAAGGACACAAGATAAAGCAGGTTTTGTAATTCCAGTTGAGATTTCTGTTTTTGAAGATAGAAGCTTTACTTTTATCACAAAAACACCTCCTGCTTCTGTCTTAATAACAAAAGCAGCTGGTATAGAGAAAGGATCAGGTGAATCCGCAAAAGGCTCTGTTGGGAATATAAGTAAAGCTCAATTAGAAGAAATAGCCAAAACTAAGCTTCCTGATCTAAACTGTTCTAGTGTTGAATCAGCAATGAAAGTAATTGAGGGTACTGCTCGTAATATGGGCGTCTCTATTACTGACTGA
- the rplJ gene encoding 50S ribosomal protein L10, whose translation MGRTLENKQQIVTEIKSLLNDSEMAVVLDYKGLTIKEMSDLRSRLQTTKGICKVTKNSLMRKAIDGDSNWNDLESLLTGTNAFVLIKEDVGGAVKAIQSFQKDTKKSETKGALFEGRLLSDSEITEIASLPSKEVLMAKIAGALNGVATKIAISINEVPSGIARSLKQHSEKSES comes from the coding sequence ATGGGCCGAACACTAGAGAATAAGCAACAAATCGTTACTGAGATTAAATCTTTATTAAACGATTCGGAAATGGCTGTAGTTCTTGACTATAAAGGTTTAACTATCAAAGAAATGTCAGATTTGCGATCTAGATTGCAAACAACTAAAGGCATTTGCAAAGTTACTAAAAATTCATTAATGCGTAAAGCTATTGATGGAGATAGTAATTGGAACGATCTTGAATCTTTACTGACTGGAACCAATGCTTTTGTCTTAATTAAAGAAGATGTTGGTGGTGCTGTAAAAGCGATCCAATCTTTTCAAAAAGACACCAAAAAATCCGAAACCAAAGGAGCTTTATTTGAAGGCAGACTTCTTAGCGATTCTGAAATAACAGAAATTGCAAGTCTTCCATCCAAAGAAGTATTGATGGCAAAAATTGCTGGCGCTCTAAATGGCGTAGCAACAAAAATTGCGATCTCTATCAATGAAGTGCCTTCTGGAATTGCTAGATCACTTAAACAACATTCTGAAAAATCAGAATCTTAA
- a CDS encoding phosphoglycerate kinase, with protein MSKLSLSSLDKTHLEGKKVLVRVDFNVPLNEGGQITDDTRIRAAIPTIEYLINNSAKVILAAHFGRPKGQVNEKMRLTPVAARLTELLGKNVALTNSCIGDEAVAESNSLDNGDVLLLENVRFFGEEEKNDLDFAKNLASHADMYVNDAFGAAHRAHASTQGVTNYLSPSVAGFLLEKELKYLQGAIDSPKRPLAAIVGGSKVSSKIGVLDSLLDKCDKIMIGGGMIFTFYKARGLDVGKSLVEEDKLELAKDLEAKAKAKGVELLLPTDVVLANEFSPDAESKISQIDSISGDWMGLDIGPDSIKVFQNALAECKTIIWNGPMGVFEFDKFAEGTNAIATTLADLSAFSEVCTIIGGGDSVAAVEKAGLAEKMSHISTGGGASLELLEGKTLPGVAALNEA; from the coding sequence ATGTCAAAATTATCTCTTTCCAGTCTTGATAAGACACATTTAGAAGGTAAAAAAGTTCTTGTAAGAGTAGATTTTAATGTTCCATTAAATGAAGGTGGCCAGATAACTGACGATACACGCATTAGAGCAGCGATCCCAACAATTGAATATCTAATTAATAATTCTGCGAAAGTTATTTTAGCTGCCCATTTTGGAAGACCAAAGGGTCAGGTAAATGAAAAAATGAGATTAACTCCAGTAGCAGCAAGATTAACTGAATTGTTAGGAAAAAATGTCGCTCTTACTAATAGTTGTATAGGTGATGAAGCAGTTGCAGAATCAAATAGTTTAGATAATGGAGATGTTCTTTTACTTGAAAATGTTCGTTTCTTTGGAGAAGAGGAAAAGAACGACTTGGATTTTGCTAAAAATTTAGCATCACATGCAGATATGTATGTCAATGATGCTTTTGGTGCTGCTCACAGAGCTCATGCTTCAACTCAGGGTGTTACTAATTATTTAAGTCCCTCAGTAGCTGGATTCCTTTTAGAAAAAGAATTGAAATACTTACAAGGAGCAATAGATTCTCCAAAGCGCCCATTGGCAGCAATAGTTGGAGGATCAAAGGTTAGTAGCAAAATAGGAGTGCTTGATTCTTTACTAGATAAGTGTGACAAAATCATGATTGGTGGAGGTATGATTTTTACTTTTTATAAAGCTAGAGGTCTAGATGTCGGGAAAAGCCTTGTAGAAGAAGATAAACTTGAGCTTGCTAAAGATTTAGAAGCAAAAGCAAAAGCAAAAGGAGTTGAATTATTGTTACCCACTGATGTTGTTTTAGCTAATGAATTTTCTCCTGACGCCGAAAGCAAAATTTCTCAAATTGATTCAATTAGTGGGGATTGGATGGGTCTCGATATTGGTCCAGATTCCATTAAAGTTTTTCAGAATGCTCTTGCAGAATGTAAGACGATTATTTGGAATGGACCAATGGGAGTTTTTGAATTTGATAAATTTGCAGAAGGTACAAATGCAATAGCTACGACCCTTGCTGACTTAAGTGCTTTTTCTGAAGTTTGTACAATAATTGGTGGTGGAGATTCAGTTGCAGCAGTTGAGAAAGCAGGATTAGCTGAGAAAATGTCTCATATATCTACTGGTGGTGGCGCTAGTTTGGAACTTTTAGAAGGTAAAACCTTACCTGGTGTAGCAGCTTTAAACGAAGCCTAG
- a CDS encoding pyridoxal phosphate-dependent aminotransferase, with amino-acid sequence MHKSEPNYYSTEAMQISNLKHGGNVYANAKKLNLLPSEIIDASASLVPFAPPQILIDSLNAEIKNLGFRYYPERNLVDLKRIIGKFHGINPDNILPGNGASELITWAGYEASKFGKSCIPSPSFVDYERSLNCWNSNFIHCELPKHWDNIFPQSFPIHPKGDVIWITNPHNPTGQLWGKNSLEEIIKKYKLVICDEAFLSITPHGDKESLIPLTQKYDNLLVLRSLTKIFNIPGLRLGYVIGSSKKLNQWKINRDPWPLNSFAIKAGIDLLSNKKFYEQWTRKIHCWINIERERVCEKLSKIENLKVHNSSTNFFLIESKTSLSPNIKYLADKGILLRECNSFRFLDEKWARISLQNRKNNTLLCKEIQNSFKK; translated from the coding sequence ATGCATAAATCGGAACCTAATTACTACTCAACAGAAGCGATGCAAATATCAAACTTAAAACATGGAGGCAATGTATATGCAAATGCAAAAAAATTAAATTTATTACCGTCTGAAATCATTGATGCAAGTGCCTCATTAGTACCCTTTGCCCCCCCTCAAATACTAATAGATTCATTAAATGCGGAAATTAAGAATCTTGGATTTAGATATTATCCGGAAAGAAACTTGGTTGATTTGAAAAGAATAATCGGCAAATTCCATGGGATAAATCCAGACAATATATTACCTGGAAATGGAGCTTCTGAGCTAATAACATGGGCAGGTTATGAAGCATCCAAATTTGGAAAAAGTTGTATTCCTTCTCCAAGCTTTGTTGATTATGAAAGATCTTTAAATTGTTGGAATAGCAATTTCATACATTGCGAATTACCAAAACACTGGGATAATATTTTTCCTCAATCATTTCCAATTCATCCTAAAGGTGATGTTATTTGGATAACAAATCCACATAACCCCACCGGCCAATTGTGGGGTAAGAATTCATTAGAGGAAATAATAAAAAAATATAAATTAGTTATCTGTGATGAGGCTTTCTTATCAATAACACCTCATGGAGATAAAGAATCTTTAATACCATTAACCCAAAAATATGATAATTTATTAGTCTTGAGAAGCTTAACCAAAATATTTAATATTCCAGGTCTTAGATTAGGTTACGTTATTGGCTCATCGAAAAAACTTAATCAATGGAAAATCAATAGAGATCCTTGGCCTTTAAATTCCTTTGCTATTAAAGCCGGAATTGATCTACTAAGTAATAAGAAATTTTATGAACAATGGACAAGAAAGATTCACTGCTGGATAAATATTGAGAGAGAGAGAGTATGTGAAAAATTATCAAAGATAGAAAACCTTAAAGTTCATAACTCTTCAACCAACTTTTTTTTAATAGAAAGTAAAACATCCTTATCGCCAAATATAAAATACTTAGCAGATAAGGGAATATTGCTTAGAGAATGTAATTCATTTAGATTTCTTGACGAAAAGTGGGCAAGAATAAGTTTGCAGAATAGGAAAAATAACACTCTTTTATGTAAAGAGATTCAGAATTCCTTTAAAAAATAA